One window of the Shewanella litorisediminis genome contains the following:
- a CDS encoding methyl-accepting chemotaxis protein, whose product MTWFNNLPIFKKVGVIFIISVIIFAVNLAISLVSINKNRETLGFMEEKIYQRVELANQNLMLVQRLEEVYTQAVSFADEDLLEQAGGLHENLAANLTLLQSSDTKETDTLRQMQSQLANYNQITSGLAKSMLDGSADMANIGAISQKKSAVYEALLGHVQQYKQAKVLEFKNSIKEAADRSQNSLWLTMVVGVVLLLFMAIVTMSIARAISASAKGVAHSLGELANGKGDLRHQLPASSRDELGQVSGNFNRFLGLLADSIQRVVNVTAPLLNNAHDLKDKMETATGATQRQSHDAQTVQASMEEMRLSVIDISHNASQAADAAQIAEREATDGMAVVQRTMDISLELNREIEHAATAINELARDTESVSSILNVITSIAEQTNLLALNAAIEAARAGEQGRGFAVVADEVRALASKTADATKEIREVLSRLKGAAESSVSTMTVAMSKSSENEEHAQKTGMALKTIQEQIVSINAMNTHIARSTDEQSQVASRVVDNVVDMNASFEQTLNILDQVHQVSSELSEFAEELQSATSQFKL is encoded by the coding sequence ATGACATGGTTTAATAACCTTCCCATCTTTAAAAAAGTCGGTGTCATCTTCATCATTTCTGTGATCATCTTTGCGGTGAATCTCGCCATTAGCCTGGTCTCTATCAATAAAAATCGTGAAACCCTGGGATTTATGGAAGAGAAGATTTACCAGCGGGTTGAGCTGGCGAACCAAAATCTGATGTTGGTGCAGCGGCTCGAGGAGGTATACACCCAGGCGGTGTCATTTGCCGATGAAGACCTGTTGGAGCAAGCAGGCGGCCTGCATGAAAACCTGGCGGCCAACCTTACGCTGTTGCAGAGCTCAGACACAAAAGAGACCGACACGCTTCGACAGATGCAGTCGCAGCTTGCCAATTACAACCAGATAACCTCTGGCTTGGCAAAGAGCATGTTGGATGGTTCTGCAGATATGGCCAACATAGGTGCCATCAGTCAGAAAAAGTCCGCTGTGTATGAAGCCCTGCTGGGTCATGTGCAGCAATACAAGCAGGCTAAGGTACTGGAATTCAAAAACTCCATCAAAGAAGCTGCAGACAGATCGCAAAACAGTCTCTGGTTGACCATGGTGGTGGGGGTGGTGCTGCTGTTGTTTATGGCCATAGTGACTATGTCTATTGCTCGGGCCATCAGTGCCAGTGCCAAAGGTGTGGCCCATTCTCTTGGTGAGTTGGCCAATGGCAAGGGGGATTTGCGCCACCAGTTGCCCGCCAGTAGTCGCGATGAGCTGGGGCAGGTGTCCGGTAACTTCAATCGCTTCCTAGGGCTCTTGGCGGACTCCATCCAAAGGGTGGTGAATGTGACGGCACCGCTGCTCAACAACGCCCATGATTTGAAAGACAAGATGGAGACGGCAACAGGGGCTACCCAGCGTCAGAGCCACGATGCTCAAACTGTGCAGGCGTCTATGGAAGAGATGCGATTGTCGGTAATTGATATCTCCCATAATGCCAGCCAGGCCGCAGATGCCGCGCAAATAGCCGAGCGGGAGGCCACTGACGGGATGGCCGTGGTACAGCGCACCATGGACATTTCCCTTGAGCTGAATCGCGAAATTGAGCATGCGGCGACCGCTATCAATGAGTTGGCAAGGGATACCGAAAGCGTCAGTTCGATTCTGAATGTTATCACCTCCATCGCTGAGCAAACTAACCTATTGGCACTGAATGCTGCCATTGAGGCGGCCAGGGCTGGAGAGCAGGGGCGCGGTTTTGCGGTGGTCGCAGATGAAGTACGCGCGCTGGCATCTAAAACTGCCGATGCCACCAAGGAAATTCGTGAGGTACTGTCGCGGCTAAAGGGCGCTGCCGAATCGTCGGTAAGCACCATGACTGTGGCTATGTCCAAGTCGAGTGAAAACGAGGAGCATGCACAAAAGACGGGAATGGCACTCAAGACCATTCAGGAGCAAATTGTCAGTATCAATGCAATGAACACCCACATTGCCAGGTCAACCGATGAGCAGTCTCAGGTGGCCTCCAGGGTGGTGGATAATGTGGTTGATATGAATGCGTCCTTCGAACAAACCCTGAATATTCTGGATCAAGTGCATCAGGTTTCGTCTGAGCTATCTGAGTTTGCCGAAGAGCTACAAAGCGCGACGTCCCAATTCAAGCTTTAA
- a CDS encoding TlpA family protein disulfide reductase, translated as MVRALLLSLLMLLSVPAFSATEDLSTSPVWHQVDADGKPVVKLYFFWSKTCPHCAEAHPFIDALPEQYPWISLESYMITAPGAREKWQAVAKATGTEARSVPYFAICGKASVGYSSADVTGQYLLGRLKECYRSLGGVVGDDASVIHAASTGEQPLFGTCSSAGEAGTCDLGEEAASSDVQPVELPFIGVVTPDQLSLPLLTLVLAGVDAFNPCAFFVLLFLLSIMVNAKSRSRMLIVGGIFVFFSGFIYFLFMTAWLNMFELLGADGDGGSIIFAAGLLALVAGTINIKEFFFEKGDVSLSMSAEKRTGLIKRMGKLSSASSMTAMILGTTVLAILANAYELLCTAGFPMIYTSVLAMHELPATERYFYLVMYNVVYVIPLALIVLVFALTLGKRKLSEKEGQTLKLMSGIMMVGLGGMLVLDPTSLQNVVLAVALILGSIGITSVLIIGRKLLTARQS; from the coding sequence ATGGTCCGCGCACTCTTGCTTTCATTGCTGATGCTCCTGTCAGTTCCGGCGTTTTCTGCCACAGAAGATCTCTCCACATCGCCGGTTTGGCACCAGGTGGATGCCGACGGTAAACCCGTAGTAAAACTCTACTTTTTCTGGTCCAAAACCTGCCCACACTGCGCCGAGGCACATCCCTTTATCGATGCATTGCCAGAGCAGTATCCGTGGATTTCCCTCGAGTCTTATATGATCACGGCGCCCGGTGCCCGGGAAAAATGGCAGGCCGTCGCCAAGGCTACCGGCACAGAGGCCCGCTCAGTGCCCTATTTCGCCATTTGCGGTAAAGCCAGCGTGGGATACAGCAGTGCGGATGTGACCGGGCAATACCTGCTCGGACGGCTCAAGGAGTGCTATCGCAGCCTGGGTGGCGTGGTCGGCGATGATGCGTCAGTGATACACGCGGCCAGCACAGGAGAGCAGCCACTGTTTGGCACCTGCAGCTCCGCCGGTGAAGCCGGAACCTGCGATCTCGGTGAGGAGGCCGCCAGTTCAGATGTGCAACCGGTTGAGTTACCCTTTATCGGTGTTGTTACACCGGACCAGCTATCTTTGCCGCTGCTGACCCTGGTGCTGGCCGGAGTCGACGCCTTTAATCCCTGCGCCTTTTTCGTCCTCCTGTTCTTACTGTCCATCATGGTCAACGCCAAGAGCCGCAGTCGCATGCTGATTGTGGGTGGCATTTTCGTGTTCTTCTCAGGCTTTATTTACTTCCTGTTTATGACCGCATGGCTCAACATGTTTGAACTGCTGGGAGCCGATGGCGATGGCGGCAGCATCATTTTCGCCGCAGGCTTGTTGGCGCTGGTGGCGGGTACAATCAACATCAAGGAATTTTTCTTTGAAAAGGGCGACGTCAGTCTGTCCATGTCGGCCGAAAAACGCACCGGGCTGATTAAACGCATGGGCAAGTTATCCAGTGCCAGCTCCATGACCGCCATGATATTGGGCACCACAGTGCTGGCTATTCTCGCCAACGCCTACGAGCTGCTCTGTACCGCCGGCTTCCCGATGATTTATACCAGTGTGCTGGCCATGCACGAGCTGCCCGCGACAGAGCGCTATTTTTATCTGGTGATGTACAACGTCGTCTACGTGATCCCACTGGCATTGATAGTGCTGGTGTTTGCCCTGACACTGGGTAAGCGCAAACTGAGCGAGAAGGAAGGTCAAACCCTCAAGCTGATGTCAGGCATCATGATGGTCGGCTTGGGCGGCATGCTGGTACTGGATCCCACATCACTGCAAAATGTGGTGCTGGCGGTGGCGCTGATCCTGGGGTCTATCGGCATTACCAGCGTGTTGATTATTGGGCGAAAGTTACTGACCGCCCGTCAAAGCTAA
- a CDS encoding MarR family winged helix-turn-helix transcriptional regulator, which yields MQDTLALDRQVCFSLYRASNAMIRAYRPVLDGLGLTYPQYLVMLVLWEEEGLSVKSLGERLHLDSGTLTPLLKRLEQKGLVTRGRSAQDERVRVLHLTDDGRLLKRGARDIPDRMRCMVGTGLDELAELKRLCDKAAKLLERESIG from the coding sequence GTGCAAGATACTCTGGCTTTGGACCGACAGGTCTGCTTTTCGCTCTATCGGGCGAGTAATGCGATGATCCGCGCCTATCGTCCCGTTCTGGATGGGCTTGGACTGACGTATCCCCAATATTTGGTGATGTTGGTGCTCTGGGAAGAAGAAGGCCTCAGTGTGAAGTCGCTGGGAGAGCGGTTGCATTTGGATTCGGGCACCTTAACGCCATTGCTTAAGCGCCTGGAGCAAAAAGGCCTGGTTACCCGTGGCCGATCTGCTCAGGATGAAAGGGTCAGGGTGTTGCATTTAACTGACGACGGCAGGCTCCTCAAGCGCGGCGCCCGGGATATTCCCGACAGAATGCGCTGCATGGTGGGGACCGGACTCGATGAACTGGCCGAGCTGAAAAGGTTGTGTGACAAAGCGGCCAAATTGTTGGAGCGGGAATCCATAGGATGA
- a CDS encoding glycerol-3-phosphate dehydrogenase/oxidase, with product MKRVDVLVVGGGIAGVGIAQFAAAAGYSVALIERQRIGEATSGNSSKLIHGGLRYLETMQVDLVRKSLKERRALLRLAPSLVKAVPFYFPVYRNSRRGALTIRAGLSLYGLLSEFDALGRFKTLTRAQWSRLQGLNDCGLETVFQYWDAQTDDRLLCEAVAHSATLLGTDVFEQAEVGHILHRGEGCQVSFTQQGQQHEIQAGVVINACGPWVNQLLARVTPAVSALEIDWVQGAHLLLDIPPVEGVLYLESPIDQRVVFVMPWYGKTLVGTTETRLTQLDNKPAVTEAERRYLLALYAHYFPRAGGVDELDKKVADTFCGVRVLPRSGGDAFHAPRDTLMHTCRSHPRLLSLYGGKLTTFRSSSAEVLDWVREQLGERTAIADVDKLPLSCPVNRDDFMAQTG from the coding sequence ATGAAGCGAGTGGACGTGCTGGTGGTGGGCGGCGGTATTGCCGGCGTGGGCATCGCGCAGTTTGCTGCGGCGGCCGGGTATTCTGTCGCCTTGATTGAACGGCAGCGGATAGGCGAAGCGACTTCCGGCAATTCCAGCAAGCTCATCCATGGAGGGCTGAGATACCTTGAGACGATGCAGGTGGACCTGGTGCGCAAGTCGCTGAAAGAGCGCCGTGCGCTCCTCAGGCTGGCGCCGTCTCTGGTGAAGGCAGTCCCCTTTTATTTTCCCGTATATCGCAATAGTCGCCGTGGCGCACTCACCATCAGGGCCGGTTTGTCCCTTTACGGCTTGCTGAGTGAATTCGATGCCCTCGGACGCTTTAAAACCCTGACCAGGGCTCAGTGGTCCAGGTTGCAGGGGCTAAACGATTGCGGGCTTGAGACAGTGTTCCAATATTGGGATGCGCAAACCGACGACAGGCTCCTGTGTGAAGCGGTGGCGCACAGTGCAACCCTGCTCGGGACTGATGTGTTTGAACAGGCTGAAGTTGGGCATATCCTTCATCGCGGTGAGGGCTGTCAGGTAAGTTTTACCCAGCAGGGGCAGCAACATGAAATACAGGCTGGCGTGGTCATCAACGCCTGCGGCCCCTGGGTGAACCAGTTGCTGGCGCGGGTGACGCCAGCGGTATCGGCGCTGGAGATTGACTGGGTTCAGGGCGCGCATCTTTTGCTGGATATTCCGCCGGTAGAAGGGGTCTTGTATCTGGAATCCCCCATCGACCAACGGGTGGTGTTTGTCATGCCCTGGTATGGTAAAACCCTGGTCGGCACCACTGAGACCCGCTTAACTCAGCTGGATAACAAACCTGCCGTGACCGAAGCTGAAAGGCGCTACCTGTTGGCGCTCTATGCCCACTATTTCCCCAGGGCTGGAGGCGTTGATGAGCTTGATAAAAAAGTGGCAGACACCTTTTGTGGGGTGAGGGTGTTACCCCGCAGCGGCGGTGATGCTTTTCACGCGCCGCGGGACACCCTGATGCACACTTGCCGCTCTCACCCCAGACTGCTCAGCCTCTACGGCGGTAAGCTGACCACCTTTCGCAGCAGTTCTGCAGAGGTGCTTGACTGGGTAAGGGAACAGCTAGGGGAGAGAACCGCGATTGCCGATGTCGATAAATTGCCGCTCAGCTGTCCGGTGAACCGGGATGATTTTATGGCGCAAACAGGCTAA
- the rlmC gene encoding 23S rRNA (uracil(747)-C(5))-methyltransferase RlmC, with amino-acid sequence MWEPNVSCDYFNRGLCQSCRLMPKPVSEQLLDKEARLTRLLGSLAVDERLAPVSGPEFGFRNKAKMVVMGAAHAPVLGIPGPDGQPVDLSHCPLYPQDMQALLVELTAFVRRAGIPPYRVDKAKGELKFILLTRSAVRGEFMLRFVLRSKDAIPRIERELPKLMADFPAIKVVSVNLQPVHMARLEGEEEIFLTQATRLDEVFNGVPLFIRPKSFFQTNPEVASSLYATAARWVDELKPKSLWDLFCGVGGFGLHCASHELPVTGIEIEAEAIDCAKTSAAAMGLDNLSFAALDSTGFAMGQEAQDVPEVIIVNPPRRGTGKELCERLSAFGPKAIIYSSCNPETLAEDLALISGYRIARVQLFDMFPHSDHFEVLCLLIKEVACANAD; translated from the coding sequence ATGTGGGAGCCGAACGTGAGCTGTGACTATTTCAACCGGGGACTTTGTCAGTCTTGCCGTCTGATGCCCAAGCCTGTCAGTGAGCAGTTGCTTGATAAAGAGGCCAGGCTTACCCGACTGCTTGGCAGTCTGGCGGTGGACGAGCGGCTGGCACCGGTATCCGGTCCTGAGTTTGGCTTTCGTAACAAGGCAAAAATGGTGGTCATGGGTGCTGCCCATGCTCCGGTACTGGGGATCCCGGGGCCCGATGGTCAACCCGTCGACCTCAGCCATTGCCCCCTGTATCCACAAGACATGCAGGCCCTGTTGGTTGAGCTGACGGCCTTTGTCCGCCGCGCGGGTATTCCTCCCTATAGAGTCGATAAGGCCAAGGGCGAACTTAAGTTTATTTTGCTGACCCGCAGTGCAGTGCGCGGTGAGTTTATGCTGCGATTTGTGCTCAGAAGCAAGGATGCCATTCCCCGTATCGAGCGAGAATTGCCGAAATTGATGGCGGACTTCCCGGCCATCAAGGTGGTCTCGGTGAACCTGCAGCCTGTGCACATGGCAAGGCTCGAAGGCGAAGAGGAAATCTTTCTTACCCAAGCCACGCGCCTCGATGAAGTCTTTAACGGGGTGCCACTCTTTATCCGCCCCAAAAGCTTTTTTCAAACCAATCCCGAGGTGGCATCGAGCCTTTATGCCACGGCTGCCCGGTGGGTCGATGAGCTAAAGCCTAAAAGCCTGTGGGATCTGTTCTGCGGTGTGGGTGGCTTTGGTTTGCACTGCGCCAGCCATGAGCTGCCGGTGACAGGAATTGAAATTGAAGCCGAAGCCATCGACTGCGCCAAAACCTCGGCAGCGGCTATGGGGCTGGATAATTTGTCGTTTGCGGCACTGGATTCCACCGGCTTTGCCATGGGGCAAGAGGCGCAAGACGTGCCCGAGGTCATCATAGTGAACCCACCGCGCCGGGGGACTGGCAAGGAACTCTGTGAGCGTTTGTCGGCCTTTGGCCCAAAAGCCATCATTTATTCCAGTTGCAACCCAGAGACGCTGGCAGAAGACCTGGCCCTGATTTCAGGCTATCGCATCGCCCGGGTGCAGCTGTTTGATATGTTCCCCCACAGCGACCACTTTGAGGTGCTGTGTCTGCTTATCAAGGAAGTGGCCTGCGCCAACGCAGACTGA
- a CDS encoding ATP-binding protein, whose product MKPQLIRLFVLIIASCAFIVWSFNLIYSASDEAYSYSLDADALLKQGRLGFRELQPGSIAFAPELQTRLDSGEVISLTHQDGKEFYYLRLDSGHIREMGPINPQAQHSQLNALIPLLYASLALAILLLIGRVFKDLSLLQSQALSFGAHPKRIKTGIGHRSAIYPLAKSFETMTGQIVDFLELHRDLSRIMSHEIRTPLSRMRFVLELARAQLSEKHSARLEEDINQIEALTKSYLSFARVEHQQPSQHRQWVNAAEFIKAMADNFAVYAPKYTVHCHVDCTASGDKVLLDPLSMDLAGQNLIANALRFASGTIKLTLIAETRHWRLTVEDDGPGIQEPGKDLRQAFQRGSKQQSAGFGLGLYIVRKIAIWHQGKLMVENSAELGGASISLRWRRPLP is encoded by the coding sequence ATGAAACCCCAGCTTATCCGGCTGTTTGTTCTTATCATCGCCTCCTGCGCCTTTATCGTTTGGTCCTTTAACCTTATCTACAGCGCGTCCGATGAAGCCTATAGTTACAGCCTGGATGCCGATGCCCTGCTGAAACAGGGACGCCTTGGTTTTCGGGAGCTGCAACCGGGCAGCATCGCCTTTGCTCCCGAGCTGCAAACCCGGCTCGACAGCGGCGAAGTCATTTCCCTCACCCATCAGGATGGCAAGGAATTTTATTATCTGCGCCTCGATAGTGGCCACATCCGGGAAATGGGCCCCATCAATCCCCAGGCGCAGCATAGCCAGCTCAACGCCCTCATTCCCCTGCTTTACGCCTCATTAGCGCTGGCAATACTTTTGCTGATCGGAAGGGTTTTCAAAGATTTAAGCCTGCTTCAGTCACAGGCGCTGAGTTTTGGTGCGCACCCCAAGCGTATCAAAACCGGCATAGGGCACCGCTCTGCAATTTATCCCCTCGCCAAGAGCTTTGAAACCATGACAGGGCAAATCGTCGACTTTCTGGAGCTGCACCGGGATCTGTCGCGGATTATGTCCCACGAGATACGCACGCCCTTATCACGGATGCGGTTTGTACTCGAGCTGGCCCGGGCGCAACTGTCTGAGAAACACAGCGCGCGGCTGGAAGAAGACATCAATCAAATCGAGGCCCTGACCAAGAGCTACCTGTCGTTTGCGCGGGTTGAGCACCAGCAGCCCAGTCAACATCGCCAGTGGGTCAATGCCGCTGAGTTTATCAAAGCCATGGCAGATAACTTTGCCGTCTATGCCCCCAAATACACAGTGCACTGCCACGTGGACTGCACTGCAAGTGGTGACAAGGTGCTGCTGGATCCTCTGAGCATGGACTTGGCTGGCCAAAACCTGATTGCCAACGCATTGCGATTCGCCAGCGGCACTATCAAGCTGACGCTGATTGCCGAAACCCGCCATTGGCGGCTGACCGTAGAAGATGATGGCCCGGGTATTCAGGAGCCGGGCAAAGACTTGCGCCAGGCATTTCAGCGCGGCAGTAAGCAGCAGAGTGCCGGGTTTGGCTTAGGCCTCTATATCGTGCGTAAAATTGCCATCTGGCATCAGGGCAAACTGATGGTGGAAAACTCGGCCGAGCTTGGCGGCGCGTCCATCAGTCTGCGTTGGCGCAGGCCACTTCCTTGA
- a CDS encoding response regulator transcription factor, which translates to MGSAVKHTLLLIEDDLPLAELIVDFLEAEEFSVIHAESIEDAFTQSMGKKIELVLCDVMLPGQDGFSAFPTLSKKVAAPIIFMTALAAPEDEIFGLELGAADYISKPVVPNLLLARIRARLNRPPSTPSNSQIWEQDGLILHKAHQQLCFADMNYPLTTQETELMWVFVHHLEQVLSREYLFEQIIGREYDGLDRAMDLKISRLRRKLENIGIQGLAIRTVHGRGYLLSFATAEI; encoded by the coding sequence TTGGGATCTGCTGTAAAACACACACTGTTGCTGATTGAAGATGATTTGCCCCTGGCAGAACTCATTGTGGATTTTCTCGAGGCCGAGGAGTTCAGTGTCATTCACGCCGAGTCCATCGAAGATGCCTTTACCCAAAGCATGGGGAAGAAAATAGAGCTGGTGCTCTGTGACGTGATGCTACCCGGGCAGGATGGCTTCAGCGCCTTTCCAACCTTGTCCAAAAAGGTAGCTGCCCCCATTATTTTTATGACGGCACTGGCCGCACCGGAAGACGAAATCTTTGGCCTGGAGCTTGGCGCTGCAGACTATATCAGCAAGCCCGTCGTCCCCAATCTGCTGCTTGCCCGCATCCGCGCCCGGCTCAATCGTCCGCCATCGACCCCAAGTAACAGCCAGATTTGGGAACAGGACGGCCTTATTCTGCACAAGGCACATCAGCAACTGTGCTTTGCCGACATGAATTATCCGTTAACGACCCAGGAAACAGAGCTGATGTGGGTCTTTGTGCACCATTTGGAACAGGTGCTGAGCCGTGAATACCTGTTCGAGCAAATTATTGGCCGCGAATACGATGGCCTCGACAGGGCGATGGATCTAAAAATTTCCCGACTGAGACGCAAACTGGAAAACATAGGTATCCAGGGTCTGGCCATTCGCACCGTCCACGGCCGGGGTTACCTGCTGAGCTTTGCGACTGCCGAGATATGA
- a CDS encoding DUF3019 domain-containing protein, whose product MGKVISLLFLLSQLSIVPLAMADQLNVAPKACATSSEALPCRFNISVHYQTDTEQNLCLWLKHEAQPRRCYTGMKELSEELSLALEKDATIEIRDMNSRVLLSTQVSVVLFQPPQKRKRRGLNWDLL is encoded by the coding sequence ATGGGAAAGGTTATCTCGCTGTTGTTCTTGCTGTCACAGCTAAGCATAGTTCCACTGGCCATGGCGGATCAGTTGAATGTCGCCCCCAAAGCCTGTGCCACCAGCAGCGAAGCACTTCCCTGTCGTTTCAATATTTCGGTACATTACCAAACAGATACAGAGCAGAATCTGTGTCTATGGCTTAAGCATGAAGCACAACCCCGTCGCTGCTACACGGGGATGAAAGAGCTCAGTGAAGAACTCTCGTTGGCACTGGAGAAAGATGCCACCATCGAAATCCGGGACATGAATTCCCGCGTATTGCTTTCAACCCAGGTGTCGGTGGTCTTGTTTCAACCACCACAAAAACGTAAACGCAGGGGGCTGAATTGGGATCTGCTGTAA
- a CDS encoding MipA/OmpV family protein codes for MKPLILFMLMLSLAFPLKAEELQTVTPGDWQVSLALGYGILENPRKKTEDITTYVLPSWYYYGEDFYVENFTLGYSLYETDWLSVDVQGQLNDDGIYFEYDGFGKLLLSDILGYKPNNGPIVRPGVEPPKLEPVERKLSYLGGLSATWYTPVFDLTTGVFYDVTGVHNGYEWQLSARKSFAWSWGAAGIEIGGVYKNADLVDYYYNVTQAESGARRPPAPLEAATNWHVKGVLNIPLSDSLNFVLTVNHTRLGKAIRESALIERDDLFSGFAGVSYSF; via the coding sequence ATGAAACCCCTGATACTGTTTATGCTGATGCTGTCTCTGGCTTTTCCGCTGAAAGCCGAAGAGTTGCAAACAGTGACACCGGGAGACTGGCAAGTCTCGCTGGCCCTTGGCTATGGCATACTGGAAAACCCCCGTAAGAAAACCGAAGACATCACCACCTATGTACTGCCAAGCTGGTATTACTACGGCGAAGATTTTTACGTTGAAAATTTCACCCTGGGTTACAGCCTCTACGAAACCGACTGGTTGAGTGTTGATGTACAGGGGCAGTTAAACGATGACGGTATCTATTTTGAGTACGATGGGTTTGGCAAGTTATTGCTGTCCGATATCCTCGGCTACAAACCCAATAATGGCCCCATCGTTCGTCCGGGGGTTGAGCCTCCCAAGCTTGAGCCTGTAGAGCGCAAACTGTCATATCTTGGCGGCCTCAGCGCAACCTGGTATACGCCGGTGTTCGACCTGACCACAGGGGTGTTTTACGATGTGACCGGGGTACACAACGGCTATGAGTGGCAACTCAGTGCCAGAAAATCCTTCGCCTGGTCCTGGGGCGCTGCCGGCATTGAAATTGGCGGCGTATACAAAAATGCCGATTTGGTGGACTACTACTATAACGTGACTCAAGCCGAGTCCGGCGCCAGACGCCCACCCGCGCCGCTGGAAGCGGCTACCAACTGGCACGTTAAAGGCGTGCTGAATATTCCCCTGAGCGACAGTCTGAACTTTGTTCTCACCGTCAATCACACCCGCCTGGGTAAAGCCATACGAGAGAGCGCTCTGATAGAAAGAGACGACCTGTTCTCGGGTTTTGCCGGCGTCAGCTACAGTTTCTAG